From a single Lewinella sp. LCG006 genomic region:
- a CDS encoding T9SS type A sorting domain-containing protein, with the protein MRQAILHLSTFLILLYALPGVSQVTITQSDILRPASFIDSSLVITDPGTPFPEEGANILWDYSTIGEGVLETTVYTDATDDPDFTDALNYFSSNIRLAIGGFTFDVPSNLYEAIDADGWYRTGRSYEGLTIPLTPVSGGANDRIDYLSGKSDYVGRMNIIEFPMTYQDQWEASYYYDLNYEVTVVGFGLNQTPAFTRTTVTEEREVVGYGSIILPRSDGEPSGEIEVLLVKGTLTQMDSFFLGGSIAPQAILDAFGLEQGLTRGRNFYNFYAPGISSSVLLSESPLGGGATNRIAYSPQVADMATSTRTLSVPVAKSFPNPAATASSIKIVLEQFTSSGQVRFTDLQGRVLQTVDYTSNGSNSLEVEVPASLSNGMFVYQVFDEDNILIGVGKLQVF; encoded by the coding sequence ATGAGACAAGCAATTTTACACCTCAGTACATTCCTTATTCTTCTTTACGCACTCCCGGGAGTTTCGCAAGTAACAATTACACAAAGTGATATCTTACGCCCAGCGAGCTTTATAGATAGCTCGCTGGTAATAACTGATCCAGGAACTCCCTTCCCTGAAGAAGGAGCCAATATCCTTTGGGACTATAGTACAATAGGCGAGGGCGTCCTGGAAACGACTGTCTACACTGATGCTACCGATGACCCAGATTTTACCGATGCCCTTAATTATTTTAGCTCCAACATTAGGTTGGCCATAGGTGGTTTTACTTTCGATGTTCCCAGTAATCTCTACGAAGCCATAGATGCAGATGGATGGTATCGTACAGGAAGGTCATATGAAGGCCTGACCATTCCACTTACTCCTGTCTCAGGGGGAGCCAATGACCGCATTGATTATCTCTCTGGCAAATCTGATTACGTTGGCCGAATGAACATCATAGAGTTCCCAATGACCTATCAAGATCAATGGGAAGCAAGCTATTATTATGACTTAAATTATGAAGTAACTGTAGTCGGATTTGGGCTGAACCAAACGCCAGCATTCACCCGTACAACGGTCACCGAAGAACGGGAAGTCGTTGGTTATGGTTCGATCATTCTGCCAAGATCTGATGGTGAGCCTTCTGGTGAAATAGAAGTTTTATTAGTGAAAGGTACACTCACCCAGATGGATAGTTTTTTTCTAGGTGGAAGCATTGCACCACAAGCCATATTGGATGCCTTTGGCTTGGAACAGGGACTTACCAGGGGACGTAATTTTTACAATTTCTATGCCCCTGGTATCAGTTCATCAGTCCTTCTCTCCGAATCACCGCTAGGTGGGGGAGCAACTAATCGTATTGCTTACTCGCCTCAGGTAGCTGACATGGCTACCTCCACGCGAACATTAAGCGTACCTGTTGCGAAAAGCTTCCCTAATCCGGCAGCAACCGCATCATCCATTAAGATCGTGTTGGAGCAATTTACCTCTTCAGGCCAGGTTCGTTTCACTGATTTACAAGGGCGGGTGTTGCAAACGGTTGATTACACTTCCAACGGAAGCAATTCCTTAGAAGTTGAGGTTCCGGCATCTTTATCAAATGGTATGTTCGTGTACCAGGTTTTCGATGAAGACAATATCCTCATCGGCGTTGGAAAACTACAGGTCTTCTAG
- a CDS encoding T9SS type A sorting domain-containing protein, whose product MLRIVLNLLFISVFSLSIAAQTGCPGCLIDLPTLPEDTIFLSAAPEGQAGIYYDGDLSFRLPKTTTPVNATDPTIPAGLDISQFTILAVAGLPAGMNWEASQTNFVTEEGTDGCVKLCGTPLLPGLYMVEVVIEAVVLIFPQQTSFSFPLLINPAQTITEGFTVVNNNGCGSVTASFINNVPSGGAEGFSYLWFFNNGNSTTAENPADQTYNQPGEYLVNYQAIVDTTGFFMTQVRIEQSPCTDLFSASDLKFDLFDPNGDHVYTAPIVGNATLPVIYNVLIPIGEGTYELHVIDDDGGLDGADDLCGIIEFGQGVSGLLQDGDLQVNIELVHPVDTIRSSEIITVYEIPNNPLITIAEASPYCDGEVVTLVSANYDNSLTWYADSVLVVGASTDTLLVVQDGNYWATYTTEEGCAATSQPIAINFTDNPADIDLLQNGNLLRLEDESNLPTDFSFTWLYEGEPIPSATALLLCAEAAGTYTLVITDNVTGCSTSADIAASYDPNLDCTTPTEEVLGQGSWKLFPNPLQSYLFVEGPINLAVEIRVFDALGRAVINQQLTNGNDRIDVQQLSAGAYFYQLISTPGEIIQTGTLMKVN is encoded by the coding sequence ATGTTGCGAATTGTACTCAACTTGCTGTTTATCAGCGTTTTTTCTTTGTCAATTGCGGCCCAGACAGGCTGCCCGGGTTGTTTGATAGACTTACCTACACTACCCGAGGACACTATTTTTCTTTCCGCAGCTCCCGAAGGGCAAGCGGGTATTTACTACGACGGAGACCTCAGTTTCCGATTGCCCAAGACCACCACACCCGTCAATGCAACCGACCCTACCATTCCTGCGGGGCTGGATATTTCCCAATTTACGATCCTGGCCGTAGCAGGCTTGCCTGCCGGGATGAATTGGGAAGCTAGCCAGACCAATTTCGTTACGGAAGAAGGTACGGATGGTTGTGTGAAACTTTGTGGTACGCCTTTGCTGCCGGGGCTTTATATGGTGGAGGTTGTTATTGAAGCGGTCGTCTTGATTTTCCCTCAACAGACTTCTTTTTCTTTCCCCTTACTCATTAATCCTGCACAGACAATAACAGAAGGCTTTACGGTTGTAAACAATAATGGCTGTGGTTCGGTGACGGCTTCTTTTATCAATAATGTTCCTTCCGGAGGGGCGGAAGGTTTTTCCTACCTCTGGTTTTTTAACAATGGAAATTCTACTACGGCAGAGAACCCGGCCGATCAGACCTACAATCAACCTGGTGAATACCTGGTGAATTATCAAGCCATTGTAGACACGACCGGCTTTTTTATGACGCAAGTCCGAATTGAGCAATCTCCATGTACCGACTTGTTTTCAGCTTCGGATCTTAAATTTGACCTTTTTGATCCTAATGGTGATCACGTTTATACAGCTCCTATTGTTGGCAACGCAACCTTGCCGGTCATCTATAATGTACTTATTCCAATTGGGGAAGGTACCTACGAATTACACGTCATTGATGACGATGGAGGATTGGATGGGGCAGATGACCTTTGTGGCATCATCGAATTTGGGCAAGGCGTTTCAGGCCTGTTGCAGGATGGCGATCTTCAGGTAAACATTGAATTGGTTCATCCAGTGGATACCATTCGTTCCAGCGAAATCATCACCGTTTACGAAATTCCAAACAATCCTCTTATTACGATCGCCGAAGCCAGTCCCTACTGCGATGGAGAAGTCGTAACCTTGGTGAGTGCCAATTACGACAACTCACTGACCTGGTACGCCGACAGTGTTTTAGTCGTTGGTGCATCAACGGATACACTTCTGGTAGTACAAGATGGCAACTACTGGGCAACCTATACCACCGAAGAAGGATGTGCTGCTACTTCACAGCCGATAGCCATCAATTTTACGGATAATCCAGCGGATATTGACTTGCTTCAGAACGGTAATTTGCTCCGATTGGAGGACGAAAGTAACCTTCCTACTGATTTTTCGTTTACCTGGTTATACGAAGGGGAGCCTATTCCATCAGCTACAGCATTACTATTGTGTGCTGAGGCTGCCGGAACCTACACCTTGGTCATAACAGACAATGTTACAGGATGTAGTACCAGTGCAGATATTGCTGCCAGTTATGATCCCAACCTGGATTGTACCACACCTACGGAAGAGGTTTTGGGGCAAGGTAGTTGGAAGTTGTTTCCTAACCCTTTGCAAAGCTACCTTTTTGTTGAAGGGCCGATAAATCTAGCCGTTGAAATAAGAGTGTTTGATGCGCTTGGAAGAGCGGTTATCAACCAACAGCTAACCAACGGTAATGATCGAATAGATGTGCAGCAATTGAGCGCCGGAGCTTATTTTTACCAGCTGATTTCAACACCAGGAGAAATAATACAAACGGGGACCTTAATGAAGGTCAATTAA
- a CDS encoding T9SS type A sorting domain-containing protein, which produces MKKFFLLPLFALLLGNFQLTAQSGCTPEEMLPDTVIVLPLPFQEDFPERGIQDTACVAGYYETVIQVRIPQTIAIGTTEVAISQVAITDQGITDLPASFDYVCDPPSCVFLPEEVGCIQLYGEATAADVGMHNLKINVLISTQLAALPYTLPDGQLVPGNYFFFVRPEGSENCLVDAAEVTENAFDLRIQPNPFSDFSDIFVDLPQGGKYDLQVFNTLGTLVQQKSLELVSGQNSLRFDGSNLATGMYIFRLQQGAQAASGRLLIQR; this is translated from the coding sequence ATGAAGAAATTTTTCCTTTTACCTCTTTTTGCCTTACTACTAGGCAATTTTCAGTTGACTGCACAGAGCGGTTGTACCCCGGAAGAAATGCTGCCGGATACCGTTATTGTACTGCCCTTGCCTTTCCAGGAAGATTTTCCTGAGCGTGGTATTCAGGATACGGCCTGTGTGGCAGGTTACTACGAGACCGTTATCCAGGTACGTATTCCTCAAACAATTGCTATTGGTACTACGGAGGTGGCGATCTCTCAGGTAGCGATTACTGACCAGGGAATTACCGACCTACCCGCTAGTTTTGATTACGTTTGTGATCCTCCCAGCTGTGTATTCTTGCCAGAGGAAGTGGGTTGTATCCAATTGTATGGTGAAGCTACTGCCGCTGATGTAGGCATGCACAATCTGAAGATCAATGTTTTGATCTCTACGCAGTTAGCTGCACTTCCCTACACTTTGCCTGACGGCCAGTTGGTGCCAGGTAACTACTTCTTCTTCGTACGTCCTGAAGGCAGTGAAAACTGCTTGGTAGATGCTGCGGAAGTAACAGAGAATGCTTTTGATCTACGCATTCAACCCAACCCGTTTTCTGATTTCTCGGATATTTTTGTGGACCTTCCTCAAGGAGGAAAGTACGACTTGCAGGTATTTAACACCCTTGGTACTTTGGTACAACAGAAGTCTTTGGAACTCGTAAGCGGACAGAATTCTTTGCGATTTGATGGTTCTAACCTTGCAACGGGAATGTATATCTTCCGCCTGCAGCAGGGAGCACAAGCCGCCTCTGGTCGTTTGTTGATCCAGCGCTAA
- a CDS encoding TonB-dependent receptor — MLHFARFCGLLLSLHLTTLTFAQTGTIKGKVTDAQSGEPLIAATVSARGAGTVTDYDGFFELQLNAGTYEVSVNYLGYTTATASLTVKAGEITSWDFELAEAATLLQTATVSSSKYEKPLSEVTVSLEILRPDLIESTGKLTLDDALQKVPGVTVVDGQANIRGGSGYSQGAGSRVLLLMDDVPILQADAGFPQWDDVPLEVIQQVEVIKGAASALYGSSALNGIVNVRTAYATSTPITKGSLFSTVHLTPKREELKWWDSAPRSLGASLSHRQKFDKVDLVLGGYYLNDESFRKDVFRKFGRANFNVRHRASDRLTYGLSGNFNVGESGSYFYWSGIETAYVGDTTTLATRKRFRYNLDPSLTYYDKNNNRHRFLGRFYSVDNDNDRNQSNRSNLYYAEYQFQRKFERAALVMTSGLVASGTGVEAELYGDTTFTSQNYAAFAQLDKKFGQRLNASFGFRYEYNKLNNPGFDYVLNNVQRTILPTTEEESRPVFRLGLNYQATEGTFLRASWGQGYRYPTIAEKFIFTNAGGFFIQPSPDLGSETGWSAEIGLKQGYRLGAFEGFVDVTAFYMKYEDMIEFNWTGSGFQSINIGGTNIKGLEFTIAGRGKLGSVPFQLLTGLVTIDPQFDEFDTNVPPDGSTLGGKNAIGSSSSENVLKYRFRNSFKFDGEVELGKFRLGVESFYNSNMEAIDALFLLFINGLNDYRQKDNDGYWLHNVRVAYAPSEKIKATFILGNVFNEEYTIRPALLEAPRNVTLRLDYKF; from the coding sequence ATGCTGCATTTCGCACGATTTTGCGGGCTGCTCTTGAGCCTGCATCTCACTACCCTAACTTTTGCCCAGACGGGTACCATTAAGGGAAAAGTCACTGATGCACAGTCCGGTGAGCCCCTCATTGCTGCTACCGTAAGCGCACGAGGCGCCGGTACCGTTACTGACTATGACGGTTTTTTTGAGCTTCAACTCAACGCAGGCACCTACGAAGTAAGCGTCAATTACCTGGGTTATACTACGGCAACTGCCAGTCTAACGGTCAAAGCCGGGGAAATAACAAGCTGGGATTTTGAACTGGCGGAGGCTGCCACCTTGCTACAAACCGCTACAGTAAGTAGTAGCAAGTACGAAAAACCTTTAAGTGAAGTAACGGTTTCCCTCGAAATCCTTCGCCCTGACTTGATTGAAAGTACGGGTAAACTTACGCTTGATGATGCGCTGCAAAAGGTGCCGGGCGTCACCGTTGTCGATGGACAAGCTAATATCCGGGGAGGGTCTGGCTACAGCCAGGGGGCCGGAAGTCGTGTGCTTCTGTTGATGGACGATGTGCCCATCTTGCAAGCCGATGCAGGTTTTCCGCAATGGGATGATGTGCCCCTGGAAGTTATCCAACAAGTGGAAGTTATCAAAGGGGCAGCTTCCGCGCTCTATGGCTCTTCGGCATTGAATGGAATTGTTAATGTTAGGACAGCTTATGCCACTTCTACCCCCATTACGAAAGGTTCTTTATTCTCTACCGTGCACCTAACACCTAAAAGAGAGGAACTTAAATGGTGGGACAGTGCTCCCCGTAGCTTGGGAGCCAGCCTTAGTCATCGACAAAAATTTGACAAAGTTGATTTGGTGCTTGGGGGGTATTACCTCAACGATGAAAGCTTCCGCAAGGATGTCTTCCGCAAGTTTGGTCGCGCCAACTTCAACGTCCGCCACCGGGCCAGCGATCGGCTGACCTACGGGCTATCTGGCAATTTCAATGTAGGAGAAAGTGGTTCTTATTTCTACTGGTCGGGTATTGAAACCGCCTACGTGGGGGATACCACTACCCTGGCTACCAGGAAGCGTTTTCGCTACAACCTCGACCCCAGCCTTACCTACTACGATAAGAACAACAATCGCCATCGCTTTCTGGGGCGCTTTTATAGTGTAGACAACGACAACGACCGTAACCAAAGCAACCGTTCAAATCTTTACTACGCCGAATACCAGTTTCAGCGCAAGTTTGAGCGAGCAGCACTCGTCATGACCAGTGGTTTAGTCGCCAGTGGTACAGGGGTTGAGGCTGAATTGTACGGGGATACTACCTTTACTTCCCAAAACTATGCGGCTTTCGCCCAATTGGATAAAAAATTCGGCCAACGCTTGAATGCCTCCTTTGGCTTTCGTTATGAATACAACAAGCTCAATAACCCTGGCTTCGACTATGTACTCAACAATGTCCAACGAACAATTCTCCCTACTACAGAGGAAGAAAGTCGTCCGGTATTCCGACTTGGTTTGAATTACCAAGCTACTGAAGGCACCTTCCTCAGGGCCAGCTGGGGACAAGGCTACCGCTACCCTACTATAGCGGAAAAATTTATTTTCACCAATGCTGGTGGATTCTTTATCCAGCCTAGTCCAGATTTAGGATCAGAGACCGGGTGGTCGGCTGAGATTGGCTTAAAGCAAGGCTATCGCCTGGGTGCTTTTGAAGGCTTTGTGGATGTCACTGCCTTCTACATGAAGTACGAAGACATGATTGAATTCAACTGGACGGGGTCTGGGTTTCAGTCGATCAATATTGGTGGTACAAATATTAAAGGCCTGGAATTCACCATCGCGGGCCGCGGAAAACTGGGTAGTGTTCCATTTCAATTGCTGACTGGACTGGTCACTATCGACCCTCAATTTGATGAGTTTGATACCAATGTTCCACCCGATGGTAGTACGCTGGGGGGCAAAAATGCGATTGGCTCTTCAAGCTCAGAAAATGTTCTTAAATACCGTTTCCGCAATAGCTTCAAGTTTGACGGCGAAGTAGAACTTGGGAAATTTCGCCTGGGCGTAGAGTCCTTTTACAACAGTAATATGGAAGCCATTGATGCCTTGTTCTTGCTCTTTATCAACGGGTTGAACGACTATCGCCAAAAGGACAATGACGGCTATTGGTTGCACAATGTACGTGTAGCTTATGCTCCTAGCGAAAAAATAAAAGCCACCTTCATTTTGGGCAATGTCTTCAACGAAGAATACACCATTCGTCCGGCACTGTTGGAAGCACCAAGAAACGTTACCCTACGCCTGGATTACAAGTTTTAG
- the ribH gene encoding 6,7-dimethyl-8-ribityllumazine synthase, with amino-acid sequence MASALKNLSSYDSESMPNAEDFTLGIVVADWNEKITHALYEGCYDTLVKHGAKTENIHTIQVPGAFELTTGARMLAGRYNCDAIICLGCVIKGETSHNEYINMAVAQGLTNLGLTTGRPFIFGLLTPNDEQQALDRAGGKHGNKGVEAATTALRMAAIRKTLNSGGKKSIGF; translated from the coding sequence ATGGCCAGTGCCCTCAAAAATTTATCTTCCTACGACAGTGAAAGCATGCCCAATGCGGAAGACTTTACACTCGGCATCGTTGTTGCTGACTGGAATGAGAAAATAACCCATGCCCTCTATGAAGGCTGTTATGACACCCTTGTCAAGCATGGCGCTAAAACAGAAAACATCCACACCATTCAAGTGCCAGGGGCTTTTGAACTGACCACTGGTGCAAGGATGCTTGCAGGACGTTACAATTGCGATGCTATCATTTGCCTGGGATGTGTCATTAAAGGAGAGACCTCCCACAACGAATACATCAACATGGCTGTAGCTCAGGGGTTGACCAATCTGGGGCTGACAACCGGTCGCCCGTTTATCTTTGGTTTGCTTACGCCAAATGATGAGCAACAAGCACTGGATCGTGCGGGTGGCAAACACGGAAACAAAGGCGTAGAAGCGGCGACGACGGCCCTAAGAATGGCGGCTATCCGAAAAACCTTGAACAGTGGCGGCAAAAAGTCGATAGGTTTCTAA
- a CDS encoding OmpA family protein, translating into MNINRFGIIAMMLLLSTFGYSQNANKLDRHAISARVLGVDYSTPNDADLALTAGLEISYRYLLTKNFGLAIPLKIGVADVIDDTQNRNITSFDALLHVYPFGGDQKLKPYLLGGIGYVLENIDEGNTQIPVGLGINYMLGSNSYLSIQGEYRTSNVENRDNIQLGLGYLYQFGIKDTDGDGLADGEDVCPDVFGPVSTGGCPDTDNDGIANGEDACPETPGPAATNGCPDADGDGVIDDSDRCPEEAGLKALMGCPDADGDGVADVEDSCPDAAGPVAQNGCPDSDGDGLHDGLDQCPEEAGLAANQGCPGSDRDGDGILDDVDACPDQKGTAATQGCPDRDGDGVIDANDRCPDKAGPFAGCPDTDGDGVIDADDRCPEEAGLTTNKGCPEIEEDVREVLNLAMRAVQFETGSSVIKPESFAILDQIAVIMKRYPAYQLRIAGHTDNVGDASRNQELSEGRAAACYEYLLSKGARSTRISYAGFGEDYPIAPNSTSAGRSLNRRVEFDLIIQ; encoded by the coding sequence ATGAACATTAACCGATTTGGCATCATAGCGATGATGCTTTTACTTTCGACGTTTGGGTACAGTCAAAATGCTAATAAATTAGACCGTCATGCTATTTCAGCAAGAGTTTTAGGTGTCGACTACAGTACGCCTAATGATGCTGATTTGGCACTCACTGCGGGTCTTGAAATCAGTTACCGGTACTTGCTAACTAAAAATTTTGGACTGGCAATACCGCTAAAAATTGGGGTTGCTGATGTCATTGATGACACCCAAAACCGGAATATCACCAGTTTTGATGCCTTACTCCATGTTTATCCTTTTGGTGGTGATCAAAAACTAAAACCCTATCTTTTAGGTGGCATCGGTTACGTGCTGGAAAATATTGATGAAGGAAACACTCAGATTCCAGTAGGCTTGGGGATTAATTATATGCTGGGGAGCAATTCTTACCTCAGTATCCAGGGGGAATACCGTACTTCCAACGTAGAAAATCGAGACAATATCCAACTTGGTCTAGGCTACCTTTACCAGTTTGGTATCAAAGACACTGATGGAGATGGCTTAGCGGATGGAGAAGATGTCTGTCCCGATGTATTCGGACCGGTATCCACGGGTGGTTGCCCGGATACCGATAATGATGGCATAGCCAACGGTGAGGATGCTTGTCCTGAAACCCCAGGGCCAGCGGCTACCAATGGCTGCCCGGATGCGGATGGCGACGGTGTGATCGATGACAGTGACCGTTGTCCGGAAGAAGCAGGGTTAAAAGCCCTGATGGGCTGTCCTGATGCGGATGGCGATGGAGTTGCCGACGTAGAGGATAGCTGCCCCGATGCCGCTGGGCCAGTAGCTCAAAACGGTTGTCCAGACTCCGACGGTGATGGTCTTCACGATGGACTTGACCAATGTCCGGAGGAAGCGGGCTTAGCTGCCAACCAGGGTTGCCCAGGAAGTGATCGTGATGGAGACGGTATCCTGGATGATGTTGATGCATGCCCGGATCAAAAAGGTACCGCAGCTACTCAGGGATGCCCCGACCGTGATGGAGATGGCGTTATTGATGCTAATGATCGGTGTCCCGATAAGGCTGGTCCTTTTGCCGGCTGCCCGGATACGGATGGCGATGGTGTGATTGACGCAGATGATCGCTGCCCGGAAGAGGCTGGACTTACGACCAATAAGGGCTGCCCGGAGATTGAAGAAGATGTCCGAGAGGTGCTTAATTTAGCGATGCGTGCCGTACAATTTGAGACAGGAAGTTCCGTGATCAAGCCTGAATCTTTTGCTATTCTCGACCAGATAGCGGTGATTATGAAGCGCTATCCCGCTTACCAGCTAAGAATAGCAGGACATACAGACAACGTAGGAGATGCTAGTAGAAATCAAGAGCTTTCAGAAGGCCGCGCAGCAGCCTGTTATGAGTACTTGTTGTCAAAAGGAGCAAGGTCTACCAGGATATCTTATGCCGGCTTCGGCGAGGATTACCCTATTGCGCCTAACTCTACTTCCGCTGGAAGGTCGCTAAACCGGCGCGTGGAGTTTGATTTGATTATCCAGTAG
- a CDS encoding ATP-binding protein translates to MRRFFLLFISLAYAFQMFGSNISYSFNKQNDTSPNFTDSLGFFVDQKAQYSIEDLLSFPATKFSPLTEDIELSAPVVLWTSVTLTNEGNDELDGYFRLFTFIDSIWMYTIQDGMVINITFSGNNLPPSEKNLSSYNNNLPFSLYRGESKSFFFKMHYNKLSCSNQCLSTVKVIPRKVLDREEIMTNSLQSFYAGIMLFFGLISLFMYSMFWESVFIWFALLMFSFTAYFASLNGLTGLISNYRFEGIARADLAVIVPCILLSATMFISKYTDLRARSIRLYYIYFYYALFLSIVPLIARLISDDWYTIGKISDYLTLILLILTLIIIYSYARKKNKSSIILLVSAGILCLGAMCHILSVADFLPDNLITDYSFQIGTVFFSGILFYGIFDKINTIRAEKERYEELDQVKSRFFANISHEFRTPLTLVMGPIKDVLKNTETKEDRGRLQLAYQNAERLLQLINQLLDLSKLEANKMELLAAEQNLPVILKGIVMSFESLAKRRHIQFNFVAQKEAIPVYIDIDKVEKIFYNLLSNAFKFTQENGEIAVMITDHENHVEILVRDNGVGISSSRLPNIFNRFFQGDNTTTSEHEGTGIGLALVKELVELHKGSIRVESQEGIGTVFTISFKKGTSHLKEHEIQHSSSPMATSTSAAIGRSDQIINRDIYPETQHVILPANTDHQDDDTPVVLIIEDNNAVRDYIKEHLISSFQIVEAINGQKGIDLALELLPDLIISDIMMPEKNGYEVCAMLKKDQRTSHIPIILLTAKAAAEEKMHGLEIGADDYLVKPFDTKELEVRTRNLIASRLLLRKKFSESNTIEPQYAGNNALDKAFIENVCNIVETHLADEQFSVELLAREIGLSRSQLNRKLKALTDLSPNKFIQSFRLQKAKEMLEQGSGNVSEVALETGFNSTAYFIKCFGDKYGQTPGSLL, encoded by the coding sequence ATGCGGCGGTTTTTCCTCTTGTTTATTTCACTGGCCTATGCTTTTCAGATGTTTGGCTCAAACATTAGCTATAGCTTTAATAAACAAAATGACACCTCGCCAAATTTCACCGATTCTTTGGGCTTTTTTGTGGACCAGAAAGCTCAATATAGTATTGAAGACCTTCTAAGCTTTCCCGCTACAAAATTTAGTCCCTTAACTGAAGACATTGAACTCAGCGCCCCAGTTGTCTTATGGACTAGCGTAACGTTGACCAATGAAGGCAATGACGAACTTGACGGTTATTTTCGCTTGTTTACCTTTATTGATTCTATCTGGATGTACACTATCCAGGATGGTATGGTAATAAATATTACTTTTTCAGGAAACAACCTGCCTCCCTCAGAAAAAAACCTCTCTTCCTACAATAACAACCTGCCTTTCAGTCTTTATCGAGGAGAAAGCAAGTCGTTTTTCTTCAAAATGCACTACAATAAGCTAAGCTGTAGTAATCAATGTTTATCCACCGTCAAGGTGATTCCTCGAAAAGTATTGGACAGAGAAGAAATAATGACCAACTCCCTGCAAAGTTTTTATGCAGGCATTATGCTTTTCTTTGGGCTCATCAGCCTTTTTATGTACTCGATGTTTTGGGAAAGTGTCTTTATTTGGTTTGCCTTATTGATGTTTTCTTTCACAGCCTATTTTGCCTCCCTTAATGGACTGACAGGATTAATTTCCAACTATCGTTTTGAAGGAATTGCAAGGGCAGATTTAGCCGTCATTGTGCCTTGCATACTGCTCTCTGCTACGATGTTTATCAGCAAGTATACTGATCTTCGAGCACGAAGCATCAGACTTTACTACATCTATTTTTATTATGCTTTATTCCTCTCAATTGTACCTCTTATTGCAAGACTTATCAGTGATGATTGGTACACTATTGGTAAAATATCTGACTACCTCACGCTTATTTTATTGATACTTACCCTAATAATAATTTATTCTTACGCTCGAAAAAAAAACAAATCCTCTATTATTCTATTGGTGTCAGCGGGTATTTTATGCTTAGGAGCGATGTGCCACATTCTTAGTGTCGCTGATTTTCTTCCTGATAATCTTATCACCGATTACTCCTTTCAAATAGGCACTGTATTTTTTTCTGGCATCCTCTTTTACGGCATCTTTGACAAGATAAACACCATCAGAGCAGAGAAAGAACGTTATGAAGAACTAGATCAGGTTAAGTCTCGTTTTTTTGCCAATATTTCTCATGAGTTCAGGACACCCCTTACCCTGGTCATGGGCCCCATTAAGGATGTCTTAAAAAATACTGAGACAAAAGAAGACCGGGGTCGCCTGCAATTAGCTTACCAAAATGCCGAACGCTTACTCCAGCTGATCAATCAATTACTTGATCTCTCTAAACTGGAAGCCAATAAAATGGAACTGCTTGCCGCAGAACAAAACCTACCTGTCATCCTAAAGGGGATAGTAATGTCTTTTGAATCACTGGCCAAACGTCGGCATATCCAATTCAACTTTGTCGCTCAGAAGGAAGCTATTCCGGTATACATTGATATCGATAAGGTAGAGAAGATTTTCTACAACCTATTATCAAACGCCTTCAAATTCACCCAAGAGAATGGCGAGATCGCAGTGATGATAACAGACCATGAAAATCATGTAGAAATCTTGGTGAGAGACAATGGTGTAGGAATTTCGTCTTCTCGCCTGCCCAATATCTTCAACCGCTTTTTTCAGGGAGACAACACAACAACCAGCGAACACGAGGGAACAGGCATTGGTCTGGCATTGGTCAAAGAATTGGTGGAATTGCATAAGGGAAGCATCCGGGTAGAAAGCCAGGAAGGCATAGGTACTGTTTTCACCATCAGCTTTAAGAAAGGAACATCCCACTTAAAAGAACACGAAATTCAGCATAGTTCTTCCCCCATGGCCACTTCTACATCAGCAGCTATTGGTAGAAGCGATCAGATAATAAATAGGGACATTTATCCAGAGACACAACATGTGATCTTGCCCGCCAATACAGATCATCAGGACGATGATACCCCTGTGGTCTTGATTATTGAAGATAATAATGCCGTAAGAGACTATATTAAGGAGCATCTAATTTCTTCTTTTCAAATTGTAGAAGCCATCAATGGCCAAAAAGGTATCGACCTTGCCTTGGAACTACTCCCCGATTTGATCATCAGTGATATCATGATGCCTGAAAAAAATGGCTATGAAGTGTGTGCAATGCTCAAAAAAGATCAACGAACCAGCCACATTCCCATTATCCTCTTAACGGCCAAAGCTGCTGCTGAAGAAAAAATGCACGGCTTGGAGATCGGGGCGGATGATTACCTGGTAAAACCTTTTGATACGAAAGAACTTGAAGTAAGAACCCGAAATCTCATTGCTTCCAGGCTGCTACTAAGAAAGAAATTTTCCGAATCCAACACGATCGAACCACAGTACGCAGGCAACAATGCTCTTGACAAAGCTTTTATAGAAAACGTATGTAACATCGTTGAAACCCATTTAGCTGATGAACAATTTAGTGTTGAACTTTTGGCACGGGAGATCGGACTTAGTCGTAGTCAGCTCAATCGGAAATTAAAAGCTTTAACTGACCTGTCACCAAATAAATTTATCCAGTCTTTCCGCCTACAGAAAGCTAAGGAGATGCTTGAGCAAGGTTCGGGTAATGTTTCCGAAGTTGCGCTGGAAACAGGCTTTAACAGTACCGCTTATTTTATCAAGTGTTTTGGTGATAAATATGGTCAAACTCCCGGTTCTTTGTTGTAG